The following are encoded in a window of bacterium SCSIO 12643 genomic DNA:
- a CDS encoding DinB family protein, producing the protein MKFSLGQSIEVLERTPDILDAYLNQISEDWLRHNEGENTWSPYDIAGHLVYGEKTDWMTRIKIILRDSEDKLFEPFDRFAQQNEDQNRPISILIDEFRSIRNQNLQELKSLNIQRSDYSRVGIHPAFGQVTLAQLISSWVVHDLGHIAQISRVMAKQYKSEVGPWIEYMGILNK; encoded by the coding sequence ATGAAGTTTTCACTGGGGCAATCCATAGAAGTTTTAGAACGAACACCGGATATTCTGGATGCTTATCTCAACCAAATTTCGGAAGATTGGTTAAGACACAACGAAGGAGAAAATACCTGGAGTCCGTATGACATTGCAGGCCATTTAGTCTACGGTGAAAAAACCGATTGGATGACGCGAATCAAAATCATATTAAGAGATTCCGAAGACAAATTATTCGAACCTTTTGACCGTTTTGCACAACAAAATGAAGATCAAAATCGGCCCATTTCAATTTTAATCGATGAGTTCCGATCGATTCGGAATCAGAATCTTCAAGAATTAAAATCATTAAATATTCAGCGGAGTGATTATTCCAGAGTTGGGATTCATCCGGCTTTTGGTCAAGTCACATTAGCTCAACTCATATCTTCATGGGTGGTTCACGATTTAGGACACATTGCCCAGATATCTCGTGTCATGGCCAAACAATATAAATCTGAGGTAGGCCCGTGGATAGAATATATGGGTATTCTTAATAAATAG
- a CDS encoding DUF58 domain-containing protein, whose product MSDLISKQNIREFSKLEWFARQAVEGFITGLHKSPFHGFSVEFAEHRHYNPGDSTRHIDWKLYARTDKHFVKRYEEETNLRCQIIIDHSTSMYFPENKVNGENKMSFSVHAAAALMHLFSSQRDAVGLSLFSDQVDTHIPPKLSMSHMSRVYHQLELLLDEKPNQTKTNVASALHEIADRIHQRSLIILFSDMLDGVGTDLQPLFNALQHLKYNKHEVVVFHVTDRSKEIDFNYENRPYSFIDMETGDEVKLNPSQIREHYQNSAKAHEQEVKLKCTQYGIDFVKSDIADGYDQILRAYLAKRNRIK is encoded by the coding sequence ATGTCAGATTTAATCAGTAAACAAAATATTCGTGAATTTTCAAAACTAGAGTGGTTTGCACGTCAAGCTGTGGAAGGATTTATCACTGGATTACATAAAAGTCCGTTTCACGGTTTTTCGGTGGAGTTTGCTGAGCACCGACATTATAATCCGGGTGATTCTACACGACACATTGATTGGAAATTGTACGCCCGAACGGATAAGCATTTTGTGAAACGTTATGAGGAAGAAACCAATCTGAGATGTCAGATTATCATTGACCATTCTACCTCAATGTATTTTCCGGAGAATAAAGTCAATGGGGAGAATAAAATGAGTTTTTCTGTACACGCAGCCGCAGCATTGATGCATTTGTTTAGTAGTCAGAGAGATGCCGTTGGGTTAAGTTTGTTTTCTGACCAGGTGGATACACATATTCCTCCTAAACTGAGTATGTCTCATATGAGTAGAGTATACCATCAGTTGGAATTGTTATTGGATGAAAAACCGAATCAAACCAAAACCAACGTTGCCAGTGCTTTACATGAAATCGCAGATCGTATTCACCAGCGTTCGCTGATTATATTGTTTAGTGATATGTTGGATGGGGTAGGGACGGACTTACAGCCATTATTTAATGCGTTGCAACATCTGAAGTATAATAAGCATGAAGTCGTGGTATTCCACGTAACAGATCGCTCTAAAGAGATTGATTTCAATTACGAAAACCGCCCTTATTCATTTATAGATATGGAAACAGGTGATGAGGTAAAATTAAATCCTTCTCAGATTCGTGAGCATTATCAAAACAGTGCGAAAGCACATGAGCAAGAAGTGAAACTCAAGTGTACGCAATATGGAATTGACTTTGTAAAATCAGATATTGCAGATGGGTATGATCAAATACTTCGTGCGTATTTAGCTAAACGAAATAGAATCAAATAA
- a CDS encoding response regulator transcription factor yields the protein MNFNADISILLVEDDENLGFVTQEGLEDKGYHVVWAKDGVEGYELFHASKFNICLIDVMMPKKDGFTLAKEIKTINEEVPIFFLTARSQEEDKIEGLTIGVDDYITKPFSIDELDLRIKNLLNRINKVQNETHQKDVYTLGQYTFNYPDQILSFQNNERKLTKKEAALLRLLCIHKGEVLQRNSILRIIWGSDDYFLGRSMDVFITKLRKYLTEDPQINISNVHGVGFKLEVNE from the coding sequence ATGAATTTTAATGCAGATATATCCATATTACTTGTAGAAGACGATGAAAATTTAGGTTTTGTAACTCAAGAAGGACTTGAAGACAAAGGCTATCATGTCGTCTGGGCCAAGGATGGAGTTGAAGGATATGAATTATTTCATGCATCAAAATTCAATATCTGTTTAATTGATGTGATGATGCCTAAAAAGGATGGTTTCACTTTGGCTAAAGAAATTAAAACAATCAATGAAGAAGTGCCCATTTTCTTCTTAACCGCACGTTCGCAAGAAGAAGATAAAATTGAAGGTTTGACTATTGGTGTAGATGATTATATCACCAAACCCTTCTCTATTGATGAGCTAGACTTAAGAATTAAGAACTTATTGAATCGGATCAATAAAGTTCAAAATGAAACTCATCAAAAAGATGTTTACACCTTAGGTCAGTACACATTCAATTATCCGGATCAAATTTTAAGTTTCCAAAACAACGAACGGAAGTTAACTAAAAAAGAGGCTGCATTGCTCCGTTTGCTATGTATTCACAAAGGAGAAGTTTTACAACGTAACTCTATTTTAAGAATCATTTGGGGGAGCGATGATTACTTCCTGGGGCGTAGTATGGACGTGTTTATCACCAAACTGAGAAAATACTTAACTGAAGACCCTCAAATTAACATTAGTAATGTTCACGGGGTTGGATTTAAACTGGAAGTAAACGAGTAG
- a CDS encoding HAMP domain-containing histidine kinase encodes MKRNFIRNIIVLATLLLIALVITQVSWVKKAYELEEKQFSYNVTQSLLRTLDNLKKASGDSSITLNPIDQKKPNFYVVKIHYISDPYLIESLLEIEFKQASINEDFIFNIYDCFSDSVVYCQNVKFDSKKKKDPIPNLKWNKDQGHYFSVYFPGHSSGIFYHMEFWIYSSIILIVVILFFGFIISQMLKQRRVSDMKTDFINNMTHEFKTPISTISISVNALAKDNICEKPDKLAKYVSIIQSENQRLKEQVERILQAATIEKEKVNIKNQPLHIHEVLQRIIEVFKVNIESKSGIIQTQFDAANDMILGDEEHLKNIFSNLIDNAIKYSPDELNISIATQSTAEEISISISDKGLGIDSEYQPYIFEKFYRVPTGNLHDVKGFGIGLNYVYLLVHKHHGKIKLKSQPGEGSTFVLTFKLVQ; translated from the coding sequence ATGAAAAGGAATTTCATTCGAAATATCATTGTTTTAGCAACTCTGCTGCTCATTGCTTTGGTGATTACTCAGGTTTCCTGGGTCAAAAAAGCCTATGAATTAGAGGAAAAGCAATTCTCTTACAATGTCACGCAATCATTGCTACGTACCTTGGACAATCTTAAAAAAGCTTCTGGGGATAGCTCTATTACGCTCAATCCTATTGATCAGAAAAAACCGAACTTTTACGTAGTGAAGATTCACTACATTTCAGATCCATATTTGATTGAGTCCTTATTAGAAATTGAATTTAAACAAGCTTCGATTAACGAGGATTTTATTTTCAACATCTATGATTGTTTCTCAGATTCCGTGGTCTATTGTCAAAACGTAAAGTTTGATTCCAAAAAGAAAAAAGACCCCATTCCAAATCTCAAATGGAATAAAGATCAGGGACACTATTTTAGTGTCTATTTCCCTGGGCATTCAAGTGGAATCTTCTATCATATGGAATTCTGGATTTACTCATCCATTATTCTGATTGTGGTCATTTTGTTTTTTGGGTTTATTATTTCACAAATGCTCAAGCAGCGTAGGGTGAGTGATATGAAAACCGATTTCATTAATAATATGACCCATGAATTTAAAACACCTATCTCTACGATTTCTATTTCAGTAAATGCTCTGGCCAAAGACAACATTTGTGAAAAACCAGATAAACTGGCCAAGTATGTTAGCATCATTCAATCTGAGAATCAACGTTTGAAAGAACAGGTAGAACGCATTCTCCAAGCCGCTACTATTGAAAAAGAAAAGGTCAATATCAAGAACCAGCCTCTTCATATTCATGAAGTTTTGCAACGTATCATTGAGGTATTTAAAGTGAACATCGAATCTAAATCCGGAATTATTCAGACGCAATTTGATGCTGCGAACGATATGATTTTGGGAGATGAGGAACATTTGAAGAATATTTTCAGTAATTTGATCGATAACGCAATTAAATACTCCCCGGATGAGTTAAACATTTCAATAGCTACTCAAAGTACGGCAGAAGAAATATCTATTTCCATTTCTGATAAGGGGCTGGGGATTGATTCTGAATATCAACCATATATATTCGAAAAATTTTATCGGGTGCCAACCGGTAACCTTCATGATGTGAAAGGATTTGGTATTGGCTTAAATTACGTGTACCTTTTGGTCCACAAACATCACGGTAAAATAAAACTCAAAAGCCAACCTGGGGAAGGCTCTACTTTTGTACTCACATTTAAACTTGTTCAATAA
- a CDS encoding DUF4199 family protein, with the protein MTKSNHYTLLGFILIAFICRLSLESLGIDWSYTWSYLSLLTIVSVYYNMYSQRHNSDETFDFVMDFKGAAQGGAYFAFGTGILTYVFYKLIHPHFLEVFVEERRYEIMESLTANNESQETIDAAIENFGAMAELIYVPGNWSIITTAFLTFLSLFYALIFAGITKFFPKFVNK; encoded by the coding sequence ATGACAAAAAGTAATCATTATACACTTTTAGGGTTTATTCTTATCGCCTTTATCTGTAGATTATCACTGGAATCTCTTGGAATTGACTGGAGTTATACCTGGTCTTATTTGTCTCTATTAACAATAGTTTCGGTATACTACAACATGTATTCCCAAAGACATAATTCAGATGAGACTTTTGATTTTGTCATGGACTTTAAAGGAGCCGCTCAAGGTGGTGCTTATTTTGCTTTCGGAACGGGCATCTTGACTTATGTTTTCTACAAGTTGATTCATCCTCACTTTTTAGAAGTCTTCGTAGAAGAAAGACGCTATGAAATTATGGAATCCCTTACAGCAAATAACGAATCGCAAGAAACCATTGATGCTGCCATTGAGAACTTCGGTGCTATGGCTGAATTGATCTATGTTCCGGGAAACTGGTCGATCATAACTACCGCATTTTTGACATTCCTATCTCTTTTTTACGCATTAATCTTTGCCGGAATTACTAAATTTTTCCCAAAATTTGTAAATAAGTAG
- the uvrB gene encoding excinuclease ABC subunit UvrB yields the protein MEFKLTSDFKPTGDQPEAIAQLVEGIENGEESQVLLGVTGSGKTFTMANVIQETGRPTLVLCHNKTLAAQLYGEFKQFFPENAVEYFVSYYDYYQPEAYIPTSGTYIEKDLTINDEIEKLRLSATSALLSGRRDVIIVSSVSCIYGIGNPQDFNANIIELKVGQTINRNKVLHRFVDALYSRTTADFERGNFRVIGDAVDIFPAYADYGYKIIFWGDEIEEIHLINPISGDKIEALDEVRIFPANIFVTSKDTIQKAQVTIAEDMQKQVDYFNENGMPMEAKRLEERVSYDLEMIRELGYCSGIENYSRYFDGRDPGTRPFCLLDYFPDDYLMMIDESHVTVSQVRAMYGGDRSRKMNLVEFGFRLPSAMDNRPLKFEEFEGIQRQTIYVSATPADYELQKTGGVFVEQVIRPTGLVDPIIEIRPVATQVDDLLEEIRQRAEIDERVLVTTLTKRMSEELSKYLIKNGVKCRYIHSEVDTLERVEILRDLRLGKFDVLVGINLLREGLDLPEVGLVAILDADKEGFLRSETSMTQTAGRAARNVNGKVIMYADKITGSMQRTIDTTNHRRAKQLAYNEKHGITPKQIKRSTETIMGQTAVASFNPGTSDAYVENENVSVAADPVVKYMTHSQLEKAIATTKSKMLKASKALDFIEAARLRDEMKQYQELLNDMNS from the coding sequence TTGGAATTTAAACTCACATCGGATTTTAAGCCAACCGGAGATCAGCCGGAAGCGATTGCACAGTTGGTTGAAGGGATTGAAAATGGCGAAGAAAGTCAGGTTTTATTAGGAGTTACAGGTTCAGGTAAAACATTTACTATGGCCAATGTAATTCAGGAAACAGGACGCCCTACATTGGTTCTTTGTCACAATAAAACATTGGCGGCACAACTCTATGGAGAGTTTAAACAATTCTTCCCGGAAAATGCTGTGGAGTATTTCGTTTCTTATTATGATTACTATCAGCCTGAAGCGTATATCCCAACATCCGGAACGTATATCGAAAAGGATTTGACGATCAATGATGAAATCGAAAAGTTAAGACTTTCGGCCACGTCTGCCCTACTCTCCGGACGAAGAGATGTCATTATTGTCTCTTCTGTTTCGTGTATTTATGGTATTGGAAATCCGCAGGATTTTAATGCCAATATTATTGAGCTCAAAGTGGGTCAAACGATCAACCGAAATAAAGTCCTGCATCGTTTTGTGGATGCTTTGTATTCCAGAACAACTGCCGATTTCGAACGTGGTAATTTTAGAGTTATTGGTGATGCTGTGGATATTTTCCCGGCTTATGCCGATTATGGATATAAAATTATTTTCTGGGGTGATGAAATTGAGGAAATTCATCTCATCAATCCAATTAGTGGAGATAAAATTGAAGCTCTTGATGAAGTACGAATCTTCCCGGCCAACATTTTTGTCACATCCAAAGATACCATCCAAAAAGCACAAGTAACCATTGCGGAGGATATGCAAAAACAGGTGGACTATTTTAATGAAAATGGTATGCCGATGGAAGCCAAAAGACTGGAAGAACGTGTGAGTTATGATTTAGAAATGATTCGTGAACTAGGCTATTGTTCCGGTATTGAAAATTATTCCAGATATTTTGACGGACGTGATCCAGGTACCAGACCTTTCTGCTTACTGGATTACTTTCCGGATGATTATTTAATGATGATTGATGAAAGTCATGTAACCGTATCTCAAGTTCGTGCCATGTATGGTGGGGATCGATCCAGGAAAATGAATCTGGTAGAATTTGGTTTCAGACTTCCTTCGGCAATGGATAATCGTCCATTGAAATTCGAAGAATTCGAGGGAATACAAAGACAAACTATCTATGTCAGTGCGACACCCGCGGATTATGAATTACAAAAAACAGGTGGGGTATTTGTAGAACAGGTCATTCGCCCAACGGGATTAGTCGATCCGATCATTGAAATCCGTCCGGTCGCCACTCAGGTGGATGATCTGTTGGAGGAAATTCGTCAAAGAGCCGAAATTGATGAACGTGTACTGGTGACTACATTGACCAAAAGAATGAGTGAGGAACTCTCTAAATATTTGATCAAAAATGGCGTGAAGTGCCGTTACATTCATTCTGAAGTAGATACGTTGGAACGTGTTGAAATACTTAGAGATCTAAGATTGGGTAAGTTTGATGTTTTGGTTGGAATTAACCTTCTTAGAGAAGGTCTCGATTTGCCAGAGGTTGGATTAGTCGCTATTCTGGATGCAGATAAAGAAGGTTTCTTAAGATCCGAAACCTCTATGACGCAAACCGCAGGACGTGCTGCACGTAATGTGAATGGTAAAGTAATCATGTACGCAGATAAGATAACTGGTTCTATGCAACGTACCATTGATACTACGAATCACAGACGTGCAAAACAATTGGCGTATAATGAGAAACACGGCATCACCCCTAAACAAATCAAACGTTCTACAGAAACTATTATGGGGCAAACAGCCGTAGCTAGTTTCAACCCGGGAACATCAGATGCTTATGTAGAAAATGAAAATGTTTCCGTGGCGGCTGATCCGGTGGTAAAATACATGACACATTCCCAGTTAGAGAAAGCGATTGCTACCACAAAAAGTAAAATGCTTAAAGCTTCTAAAGCACTTGATTTTATCGAAGCAGCCAGACTTCGTGATGAGATGAAGCAATATCAGGAACTTCTTAATGATATGAATTCTTAA
- a CDS encoding YebC/PmpR family DNA-binding transcriptional regulator, whose product MGRAFEFRKARKLKRWSKMAKTFSRIGKDIVIAIKEGGPEPESNARLRAVMQNAKAANMPKDIVDRAIKKAKDKDTSNYKEVTFEGYAPHGIAIMIEAATDNNNRTVANVRAAFTKFNGNLGTTGSVEFMFERKCHFKIPLADHDVEELEFELIDAGIEELFAEDAEEGKEPTIMIYGPFESFGSIQRELENKSLEIIESGYERIPTTTKKLSEEEEQEVDKLLERLEEDDDVMNVYHTMG is encoded by the coding sequence ATGGGAAGAGCATTTGAATTTAGGAAAGCAAGAAAATTGAAACGTTGGTCCAAAATGGCGAAAACGTTTTCTCGAATTGGAAAAGACATTGTAATTGCAATTAAAGAAGGCGGACCTGAACCAGAATCAAATGCAAGACTTCGTGCGGTCATGCAAAATGCAAAGGCAGCGAATATGCCTAAGGATATTGTAGATCGCGCCATCAAAAAAGCAAAAGATAAAGATACCAGTAACTATAAGGAGGTTACGTTTGAAGGTTATGCTCCTCATGGAATCGCCATCATGATTGAAGCAGCAACTGATAATAACAACCGTACCGTAGCGAATGTACGTGCCGCATTCACCAAATTCAATGGAAATTTAGGGACTACAGGTTCTGTAGAGTTTATGTTTGAGCGTAAATGTCATTTCAAAATTCCTTTAGCTGATCATGATGTAGAAGAATTGGAATTTGAATTGATAGATGCCGGAATCGAAGAGTTATTTGCCGAAGACGCGGAAGAAGGTAAAGAACCTACCATCATGATTTACGGCCCATTCGAAAGCTTTGGTTCTATCCAGAGAGAATTGGAAAATAAATCTCTAGAAATCATTGAATCTGGATATGAGCGCATCCCAACGACAACCAAAAAATTAAGTGAAGAAGAAGAACAAGAAGTGGATAAACTTTTAGAACGTTTGGAAGAAGATGATGACGTAATGAATGTCTATCATACGATGGGTTAA